From the genome of Oncorhynchus gorbuscha isolate QuinsamMale2020 ecotype Even-year linkage group LG18, OgorEven_v1.0, whole genome shotgun sequence:
ctgaaataaaagaaccCAGAAATGATTCATGCTGTATGCAAAAAAAAGTGTCTTTCTCTCAAAttatgtgcacaaatttgtttacatgttagtgagcatttattctTTGCCAAGAGCaggaatccatccacctgacaggtgtggcatatcaagaagctgattaaacagcatgatcattacacaggtgccccttgtgctagagacaataaaaggccactctaaaatgtacagttttgtcatactacacaatgccacagatatctcaagttggcacggtgactgcaggaatatccaacAAAGATGTttccagagaatgtaatgttaatttctctaccataagccataacatcattttagagaatttagcagtacatccaactggtcACAAAACCACAGCCCaagtgtaaccatgccagctcaggacctccacatttggcttcttcacctgcgggatcgtaagaaagcccttttgtggggaaaaactcattctgattgtctGGGCCAGGCTTCCCActgggtggacctggctcccaagattgtggacctatgccctcccaggcccacccatggctgcgtccctggccagtcatgtgaaatccatagattagagcaaatgaatttatttaaattgactggtttccttctatgaactgtaactcattaaaatctttgaaattgttccatgttgcgtttatatttttgttcagtattttaattgttttatttatttaaccttttaaccttagactgctgcgccactcaagaGCCCGAAAGTATATATTGCTTTGTCCTTTCCATTCATTTCAGATCCGTGCTTATTAAGGAAAGGAGACAAAGGAAGGAAGATACTTCATACTATTGAGATACAGGCCTTCCCCGAATCCTTTCCTCCCAACGACACCCTCATCTTCACCCATCACAACTCCAGAGTCAGAAATCATGGACAAAGCATTTAACAAAGTCGATGAGaaataacattacatttaagaaCCAAGACAACACGATCATGCCCTCTGGTGGTCTGTGACAACCCGAATTCAAACAAACATGAACAAATCTCAGATGAACAAACAACCAAACAAATCGATTCATAAATTAACATAAATTAAGCAGTTTTTGTCCAGGCCTCTGCTGGTGTAAAAATAATCATCCTTCTTAAGATAATCGGGAACATGCACTGCTGTTATTCCTATCTGGAGACAGAACCAGACTCTAGAGCACACAGCTCTCAGTGCAGTCCGTGGTGCTGTCATCGGCCGATCGCCTCTTCAGTTCCCGGTCCTCTGTTTGGTGGGGGTGCACCTGGCTCCCCTGTCCCTTGTGTCGGGGCTCCTGGGGCTGGGTGTCTGCTGACCCGTGACCCAGCCATCTCTCGGCTTCCACCTGGAGGTAGGCCCGGACGCGGTGGTGCTGCGCAACGCTGCCGCTGAAGTCGATGACACGGCACTCGTATGTGCCCTCGTCTGACTGCTTGACGCTGGAGAGGCGGAGCTTGTGGGAGATGTTGCTCCCAGCCACTTTCACCACCTGTGGCAGGAGATCATGTATTTGTGAGTCACATGAATATGAATCATATTTATGGGTTTCAACAGAAATCATTAGGTTCATAATGAGTTAATCATGTTTAGTTAAGAGTCCATTTAGTTTACAGTGCAGTACTGAAGACTGTACATGTGTCCTCACACTTATTTTGGTGGCATCCTTAGACATCTCCTCCATTGGCACCACCTATAAGGAATTTGTTACAATAAGTCAGGCATATGGCTGAAATAACATTCGCAAGAGATATACATTATCAATTGAGATATAATCAAATATGACTTCACATGTTTTTCTATGATTGTGTTTTGCTTttagtgtattgatgtgaatattgatgtgtatattgatgtttaTTGATGTGCAGAGAGTATAttgacaaatctgtcgttctgcccctgaacaggcagttaaaccactgttcctatgccgtcattgaaaataataatgtgttcttaactgacttgcccagttaaaggtaaaaaactaaacaaatggatgtgtttgatgtgtattgatgtatATACAGGTCTCAAATgtgaaagagaccttggtctcagcatgactccctgtTGAACTGTTcaaataaatgtaaatatatatatatattgtatatatacatatatataccgtTATTGGTTTTACACTTAAGACGTGACTCTGCtgttgtgctgtagaatttgtgaattttgtctcttGTACAATGAATTCTATACATTCGTTTATACTAGATGAAGAGTACTTTTTTTGTTAACTGTAATTTCAGGAGTTATACTCCAACTCCCCCCCCATCTTGTGCCAACATCAGCTCTTTTtaagtcttggttccaatagtttatattttcttctaagagattgtcagttggatatGCTCTCTACAAGGTTTTGTACAGTATATATTCCGTATCATATGACCATCCTTTTTTTGATTCAAATAAGATTCCCTCAAGATTGTTTTGGTGTCCAAAGGATTTCAAATCGACATTTTGTGATATGTAACCTTTAAGTTGCGTGCATTAGAAACTACATACATTGGTCAGTCCAAAGTGTATTTTTATTCTGTCATGGAGCTACATGGATTTCCTGTTACCAAGTCATTTATggtttctatgcctttagtttCCATTTGGACCAATTTATTCTGAAAACCTATCCAAGGATTGTTTCATAAGGTTGTATTTTTAGGGAGTGGTGTTGGTTCTTGTAGAATATGTTTAGTTTTCTTCCATATTAttatagtgttcttaactatgaagttgttaatgttcttagGGACATGGGTATGCATTATGCATCAAACAGAGATTTGGAAAATCTATTCCTTCCTTAGTGCCAATTACAGTATCTAGCATCACAGCAGGGGGTTTGACTTTCCATAAGTTATAGTAGTCAACCTCCTCCCACAGTGCTAGTAAAATGCTAATCAGCAATTATCTATTATTTCCAATGCCAAGGGCTGTGGGTAAAGTATTTCCTCTGTGTGCTGTATTATAGACAAATGTGGATTCAGTCAATTCAGTTCTGTCAACAGTAATGAACATGATCTCTTTGAATGGTAATAGTGTGTTAACAAAGTCCATGTGGGCTTAattaatgtattttatttcacctttattttctcagggagtcatactgagaccaaggttTCCTTTACCGATGAGCCCTGATAAATGACTTAACAAATACACATaacaaaatataaatacaaaacgCATGCAAAAAAAATGCAAGAAAAACACAGTCatagaaaacaaacacattcaccagtaataaggtcctcaatcagctttctgaatttccctagaggcaccagaacatttaaaaaaaagtgttccAATAATAAGATGCAAGAAAACTAAGATCTGATTGACCTCACTCAATAGAGGTCAAAGGGATTTCCAGAAttagccatccctgagaccgGATGTGGTAACTCGTATGTCTAAAGTGTAGTAAATGATGCTAGGTACAGTGAGACTTTTTGTAAAAGAGCTTTAGGAATGAAAACCTAGCAATGTATCAACCTATATGACATCATAGAGGGCCAAGGAACTTGCTGGTAGAGAATACAGTGATGAGTCCTAAAAATGTCACCCGTAATAAGGCGGAATGTgctatgataaactgcatccgGTGGCGTTAATGACTGTGTTCATATAGATGATGTCGCCATAATGTAGGACCGATAGGAAGATCGACTGGAAAAATCTGCTTTCTACTATTGAGCGAGAGGCAAGACCTATTTCTACAGAAGAAGCCCATTTTTATTCTCAACTTCTTCGCCAACTCATCAACATGCTTTGTAAAAGACAGCTTTTCATCTACCCAGATGCCCAGATATTTGTAagcactgtcacgccttggtcattgtatcttgtgtttttgttatatgtttgggtaggccagggtgtgacatgggtttatatgttgtatttcgtattggggtttgtattaattaggagtgtgtattagtaggggtgtgtctagttaggcttggctgcctgaggcgattcctaattggagtcagctgattctcgttgtctcagattgggaaccgtttttaggcagcctgagtgcgcgttgtatttcgtgggcgattgtacctgtctttgtgttagtcaccagataggctgtaagtagTTTCACTCATTtgttgtattctcagttatttcatgtacagcattttcttcattaaaagtcatgagtaacctacacgctgcatttcggtctgactcacttcaaacaacagacgaacttcattacagaatcgcccaccacgattcacagaccgagcagcgtgtgaactggcaggagctaaaggaggacgatatggacggcagaagcagggattatacgacgtgggaagaaatcgacaggtgggcggccgacccagagcgagtgcaagagcccgcctgggattccctacagcaatgcgaagagggctatacacggatggaatcgaaaaggaaagcacagctatacagagcgaaaaccgtaggtaacgggggaaagcgcagagagagagtggcagagtcaggagtcagacctgagcctactctccctgttaattgtgaggagcagcaatatgaggacttctggtcttgggagatgatattagacggaaaaggaccctgggcgcagccgggagaatatcgccgtcccaaggaggaaatagaagtagctaaagcggagaggcgtgagtatgaggaggcagcactgcgacgcggttggaaaccggaaagtcaccccaaaaaatgtattgggggggctaaaagggagaatagttatgccaggtaggaaacctgcgcatactccctgtgctcaccgttgggctagagagaccgggcaggcaccgtgttatgctatggagcgcacggtgtttccagtgcgggtgcagagccagctgcgactcataccagcccttcctattggccgggctagagtgggcatcgagccaggtaagcttgggcaggctcggtgctcaagagctccagtgcgcctgcacggtccggtctatccagagccacctatacacaccagtcctccggtagcagctccccgcaccaggcttcctgtgcgtgtcctcgcgccagtaccaccagttccagcaccacgcaccaggcctccagtgcgcctcgcctgttcagcgcagccagtgcttttctcccctcctgcgctgccggagtctcccgcttgtttagcgcaaccagagctgttctcttctactgcgctatcggagtctcccgcctgtttagcgcagccagaccctttctcctctcctgcgctgccggagtctcctgtctgtccagagccaccagtgctcccagtcggcccagcgcgtccagtgcacCTCTCCTGTTCagagcagccagagcctttctcctctcctgcgctgccggagtctcctgtctgcccagcgccgccagtcggcccagcgtcaccagtctgccaggatccgccagaagtgccagtctgccaggatccgccagaagtgccagtctaccaagatcttctagattggccagacaaccttaatcatccaggtccaccagccagccaggatttaccggagcctactacctgcctgagcttcctctcagtactgagcttcctctcagtactgggctccctctctgtactgggctccctctcagtaccgagcttcctctcagtaccgagcttcctctcagtaccgagcttcctctcagtaccgggcttcccctcagtaccgggcttcccctcagtaccgggcttcccctcagtaccgggcttcccctcagtaccgggctgcttcggtcccgggctgcccctctgtcctgggctgcccctctgtcccgggctgccccgctgtcccgggctgcccctctatcctgagttgcccctctatcctgagttgcccctctatcctgagttgcccctctgtcctgagttgcccctctgtcccgagttgcccctctgtcccgagctgcccctctgtcccgagctgcccctctgtcccgagctgcccctctgtcccgagctgccgctcagttatgtggggatcagggtgaggactattaggccatggtcggcggagaaggtggattatcctaggacgcgaaggggaggaactaggacatttatggagtggggtccacgtcccgagccagaaccgccaccatggacagacgcccacccggaccctccctatgctcttgaggtgcgtcccggagtccgcaccttaggggggggttctgtcacgccttggtcattgtatcttgtgtttttgttatatgtttgggtaggccagggtgtgacatgggtttatatgttgtatttcgtattggggtttgtattaattaggagtgtgtattagtaggggtgtgtctagttaggcttggctgcctgaggcgattcctaattggagtcagctgattctcgttgtctctgattgggaaccgtttttaggcagcctgagtgcgcgttgtatttcgtggccgattgtacctgtctttgtgttagtcaccagataggctgtaagtagtttcactcatttgttgttttgtattctcagttatttcatgtacagcattttcttcattaaaagtcatgagtaacctacacgctgcatttcggtctgactcacttcaaacaacagacaaacTTCATTACAAGCACAGTGTCACATATACACCCTCTCTGGGCTCTAAGtaatcaggctgctgattatccctcACCATCGTCTTGCACACCTGCACCTCATGATACTCACCTGAACTCCATAACCtacttgattatcttccctatacagtggggcaaaaaaagtatttagtcagtcaccaattgtgcaagttctcccacttaacgatgagagaggcctgtaattttcatcatatgtacacttcaactataacagacaaaatgagagaaaaagtattttttatgaatttatttgcaaattatggtggaaaataagtatttggtcaataacaaaagtttaaactttgttatataccctttgttggcaatgacagaggtcaaacgttttctgtaagtcttcacaaggttttcacacactgttgctggtattttggcccattcctccatgcagatctcctcaagagcaatgatgttttggggctgttgctgggtgttacggatacagttatcctgtgtgtgtgtgtatcctgtgtgtgtgttccttttctctccttctcccctcacaggtggaaatcatcactccccagtcagtcaacaatcaatcatcaatcagaagacacacctcctcctatttcctgacctatcacagttccttccccatggtttaaaaaccccatcatttgtttgttcatcagctcagctcaatctctctgtaaatgccatgtctgtaggtctctgtgtttcactctcgctttgtatcttaacctctcttttgtttaaagcacctccatagcactttgtcatcacctgtgagtattgtttttggttatggtgtttgtttgtttgcaagtgggaaaaggggaaaccaagacaagtcgcccatgggcatacactacccgtaggtgaactttgttaaatacactaggtagaactgggcggaccacccactgtatttttggttagttagttagctgttaaagtaggctagtctagcttaggggtgtgtttttgtatatttattgtttctttccttgggtccagctcagccccttttcctgctccccccattaccatgtgtttataaataaacctagtttgacggtagatttctgttgtcgtggttatttcattcacacttttactttgtcacaataataatttgcatgagttatgttacgggtctcattaccatcccccctagactgtcgggccaaaagggattcgtaacactgggcaacatggactttcaactccctccaaagattttctatggggttcagatctggagactggctaggccactccaggaccttgaaatgcttctaacgaagccactccttcgttgcccaggcggtgtgtttgggatcattgtcatgctgaaagacccagccacgtttcatcttcaatgcccttgctgatggaaggaggttttcactcaaaatctcacgatacatggccccattcattctttcctttaaacggatcagtcgtcctggtccctttgcagaaaaacagccccaaagcatgatgtttccacccccatgcttcacagtaggtatggtgttctttggatgcaactcagcattctttgtcctcgaacacgacgagttgagtttttaccaaaaagttatattttggtttcatctgaccatatgacattctcccaatctaaATATTTTCAGAATGTACTGTACATTGAGTTATATATCTATAGTATTTTTTAACTAGTTACATGCAGCCTGGTCTAGGCCAATTTGAggaaagcctctgaattagcaGTGAGAGATCAGCAGTATTGAAATCCTTTGACAGGTCAATGAAGAGGGCAGCACAATGTTGCTTTTTATTAATACAGTTAACAACATCATTTATAACTGTGGATGCAGCAGAGACAGTTCTATGACATGGTCTAAAACCCGACTGCTGTACATTTAGAATACATTTTAAAAGGTAATAAATATTTTAGCTGAGAATTAATCAAATATTGATGATAATGATAATCAGATACAGGGCTACTCTTTTATGAAACAAGAAAATATTGTATTGACATTAGGAGGTTGGGAAAATGTTATACACACACCGACACATGTGTCTCAAGTAGTGATTGGGGGCTCCATTTGTAACCTTTCAATAGACAAACCAGGGTTGACAGTTACTAATATTTAGTGAGTGGAACTACATTGTTTAATTGTGCTCACCAACTCCTGAGCTAACACAACCACTGCTACTCTATGTCAAACAGAATCACAGAACAGTAACTCGGATCGTTGACTCACGTGTCACCCAAACACCCAACGGCCAAAAACAATCTCCCCTTAAAAGGCAAGTCCCGCCCTCCGACCGTAACATTCCTCTCAGCGGCTCACCTGATTGGAGGTCCAGGCGGGTTTCTCTGGCCAGTCTCTGTGGTTCTTCATGTACCACCACTGGATCTCCAGGGAGTAGGAGGGCCCCGCCCCCCGGAATGAACAGGCCATCTCCACATCCTGACCGCTATGCGTTGTAGTGTCATGAGGGACCTCCGTGAAGAGAGCTTAATGGAGAAAGAGTGAAGAGACTGAGCATGTATGCACCCGAAAAGTGACCAGAAAAAGTGACCAACCAGGGGTAGCACTGGAAATAAAAGTGATACATTTGTGACTTTAAATCACGAAAGGGTCAAAAAGTCTTTGCTAAAGAACAGTAACACTAAAAAaagagtgtttcttattggacatcttcagctagtccctccctgtttcagtcgtTTGTTTTCCATTTGGCACCTAATGAATACCACCCAGCTTTGCTGTGGGCTTTTTTGTTTTCGTGATCCTTCAGAGGGCTAAAGTAGCCAGGGACATCTCTCAAACAAAGACATCACTCCCTCATATCCCCTATCTATCCCCACACATCCAGCTATTAGACCATCGCTAAATCCTGTATAAACTGCTCCCTTAAAACACATTGCTAATTCATGGACTAATCATCCTTCATAATTTCACCACCACAAAGGCTTCCTCCACCAAGTGCTTTAGTCTTAGAGACAAGTCTTTGAAAGATAAGGTAGCCACTGGTATTCTGTTTAAGCGATGTCTTGTTGTTTAACATGCACCACCATCTGATATGATGATAAAACTTCAGCAAGGATAAAGATAGTTAAGTTGAAGGGCACTTTGGGGATTTTGGAAGGGATGTTCTTGTATACTGTAGGGAGATGTGAGTAGGAGAGATGTTTTGTGTGTCTTAAAGACATTGCAGATGTATCAGACAAATGCAATTCGACTGGCTCATCTAATCGCATTTTGAGTCATGCTTTTTAAGGATGTTGTCCTTTAGGTAATGAGAAGCATGTGTACAAAATGTATCATAATAAATAACTACTTCAATAGATATGTACGATTGTGAAAAATGTTTGTCTTATCTAAGTGATTTACCCCTGAAAAGATATGCCCCTATGGAAAAGAATTAAAAGGGTTGTAGGCATTTCTGCGTCCATTACATTTCGCAATCCTTCCTGGCTGCCTATTGTTTTGCCATGTCTCCTGCAGCGACCCCTTGTGTATAGAACATAGAGAAACATTAAGGAAACCCTACACCGGTCATAGAGCagcctttgtcttgtgttgtgaTTAAATATTGTCCCCGCATCCCTGCACGACAAACGCTTAGAGAACACAATACACATTATCACCGTATCATGCCTCTATTAAATCAAGGTATATTCCAGGGGTCTCCAATTCCCATTCATGGTGTGCAGGCATTTGCTTCAGCCTATCATGAACATCCCtgtttcaaataatcaactaatcgtGATCTTCAATCTGGCCCATGCTAAGTTAAATCAGGTGTggtagtgctgggctggaacgaAAGCCTGCATCCCCAGGAGCTTTTCAGGACAATGACAACTGGTTCATTACATTCACATCAATCATTTTGATCTATCTTCATTTGATCTATCGTCGCGCTAATGATGGTGGTTTAATAATGAGCGGTGAAACTAGATGTATGTTCAGTACATTCAGTTCCTGCTCTACACAGCGTAGCAGCCTGAGGTCATGTGTGATTGTACACTCATCACACCCCATTGAGTCTCACATTTTTTACTAAAAAGATCTCTCGctcttgctcactctctctccatattgATTTTATATGACTATGTACTTACAGTGGTGAGTTATTTTGGGAGTAAGTGCATTGTCCTGAACAAGTGGGTTACTCctatttgtttattttatattCTTGCACAAATATTGTTTATCAAATAAACAGATCATGCAGAGTAGTTCCAAGACAATTCAAATTTGCACAGGATACAAAATATAGCAAAAAGTATGCAGAAAAGATGGAGTGAAAACCTCATGGTTAAAATGTAATAGAAATTATTATACATCTGTCCATTTACCAAGGGATATTCAACTCTTACCTCTTCTTGGTGAGGGCAAATGGTAAATATGTTAAAAGGTACATAAACACTGCTGTACTTCAGCAGCCAAATGCTTTAACCTTGAGAGGAAAGGCTGTGTTCTGAATTCCCTGCGTCTAGAACCATAAAATAGGCAAGTTTGAGGACACC
Proteins encoded in this window:
- the LOC124003909 gene encoding V-set and transmembrane domain-containing protein 2-like protein → MGAFGVIIWILHYMGLYIQFNAAYKPTVRTEVDNHISGNALFTEVPHDTTTHSGQDVEMACSFRGAGPSYSLEIQWWYMKNHRDWPEKPAWTSNQVVPMEEMSKDATKISVVKVAGSNISHKLRLSSVKQSDEGTYECRVIDFSGSVAQHHRVRAYLQVEAERWLGHGSADTQPQEPRHKGQGSQVHPHQTEDRELKRRSADDSTTDCTESCVL